The proteins below come from a single Eucalyptus grandis isolate ANBG69807.140 chromosome 3, ASM1654582v1, whole genome shotgun sequence genomic window:
- the LOC120291349 gene encoding putative adenylate cyclase regulatory protein — protein MAEKLKYLDLSYCKSLEDTDFLSAFKKLKVLVLNGCNRLKQIDTSIEDMEGLLRLELRACFYLTELPANIGKLKALQQLDLWHTKSLSALPNSIGSLENLEILEISGSGIEELPNGIGSLRKLRELRASYCNNLKGIMVESICNLSSLRRLDFLCCYKLQSRRTFLRLNIFGHHLSKSQIAFAFPLGPSQGTMSSQLWISPVHPGVSINAIKELECSQLTDIEESESPQSLNTPFKLEFLQFLSCGSVETLDVSQSVHLRTLEVDRCKNLLEVGVLDKLIYLESLIIGFCYSIKRLDLPKFEGLKKLNVYSCNKLAKIQGLDRLEYLERLDIENCASIKRLDLPKTGRLKKLQVWHCKNLAEIQGLNSLEHLESLNMSRCTSIGRLDLPKSISMKKLDVDWCKKLAEIQGLDRLQSLEELDISWCASIERLLLPKFGSLKILKARDYKNLVEIQGLDKLDFWKN, from the coding sequence aTGGCAGAGAAGCTCAAATATCTGGACCTTTCATATTGTAAATCCTTGGAAGATACGGACTTCCTCTCAGCTTTTAAGAAGTTAAAGGTACTCGTCCTCAATGGGTGTAATAGACTGAAGCAAATTGACACTTCCATTGAAGACATGGAGGGCCTCCTTCGTTTGGAGCTGCGTGCGTGTTTCTACCTCACGGAGCTTCCAGCAAATATAGGTAAATTAAAAGCATTACAGCAACTCGATCTTTGGCATACTAAATCCCTTTCTGCATTACCAAATAGCATAGGGTCTTTGGAGAATCTAGAGATTCTAGAGATTTCTGGAAGTGGTATAGAAGAATTGCCCAACGGTATTGGAAGTTTGAGAAAGCTCCGAGAGTTACGTGCTTCCTATTGCAATAATCTGAAAGGGATAATGGTAGAAAGCATATGTAATCTTTCTTCCCTACGACGGCTTGATTTTCTTTGCTGCTACAAGCTCCAATCGCGCCGGACCTTCCTTCGGCTTAACATATTTGGGCATCACTTGTCAAAGTCGCAAATTGCCTTTGCTTTCCCACTTGGCCCATCTCAAGGAACTATGAGTTCACAATTGTGGATTTCTCCAGTGCATCCAGGAGTTTCCATCAACGCAATTAAAGAGTTAGAATGCTCCCAACTGACGGACATTGAAGAATCAGAATCACCACAATCCCTAAACACGCCCTTCAAGTTGGAATTCTTGCAATTCTTGAGCTGTGGATCTGTCGAAACGCTGGACGTTTCACAGTCAGTCCATCTAAGGACATTAGAGGTTGACCGTTGCAAGAATCTACTTGAAGTTGGAGTTCTtgacaaattgatatatttggaAAGCTTGATTATCGGATTCTGCTATTCAATTAAACGGTTGGACCTTCCAAAATTCGAgggtttaaagaaattgaaTGTTTATAGCTGCAACAAATTAGCCAAAATTCAAGGCCTTGATAGGTTGGAGTATTTGGAAAGGCTAGATATCGAAAATTGCGCTTCAATTAAAAGGCTAGACCTTCCAAAAACCGGGAGGCTTAAGAAATTACAGGTTTGGCACTGCAAAAACTTAGCCGAAATTCAAGGGCTCAATAGTTTGGAGCATTTGGAAAGTCTAAATATGTCTAGGTGCACTTCAATTGGAAGgctagaccttccaaaatcCATAAGTATGAAGAAATTAGATGTTGATTGGTGCAAGAAATTAGCTGAAATTCAAGGTCTCGATAGGTTGCAGTCCTTGGAAGAACTAGATATCTCTTGGTGCGCTTCAATTGAAAGGCTACTCCTTCCAAAATTCGGGAGTCTGAAGATATTAAAAGCTAGAGACTACAAAAACTTAGTTGAAATTCAGGGCCTCGATAAGTTGGACTTTTGGAAGAACTGA